The nucleotide window TGGATGCAAATGCAAGCTGATATTTTTAATGCAGAAATTATTCGTTTAGAGGTGGAACAGGGGCCTGGTGTTGGAGCGTGTATGATTGCTGCGGTTGGAACTGCTTGGTTTAAAGATTTTGAAAGTTGTCGAGATGTTTTTGTTCAATATAAAAAAGACACGTTTAAACCAAAAAAGGAAAATGTCGAGAAATATCGAAAACTATATGATGTATATAGAGCAGTCTACCCAGCTACGAAAAAGATTTGCGCAACATTAACTAATCTAAAATAAAGCTATAAAAAACAGCTAAATCCGGCTTGTTACCGGTTTTAGCCGTTTTTTAAATTCGTTCTTTTCGTTCTCTAAATGTGCGAATACTGTGATTGAAGACTTCTGAAAGCATGAGTCCCGCTGCGATAGCTCCTGCAACCACTGTTACTTGAACAGAAAAGCCAATTGCCTCCGTATAGTTGCCTAACACGAAATTACGCACTGCTTGGTATGCAAGCCCCCCAGGAACAAGCGGTACAATTCCCGGAACATTAAAAATCGTAATCGGCATTTTTTTATATTTGGCAAAAAAATGGATAAGAACAGCAACAACAAAAGCTCCAGCTAACGAAGAAGCCCCTGTTCCGGAATCCATTTGCATCAAAGTCCAGTAAGCCATCCAACCGAATGTACCAGTAATACCACAAGCATTAAGCGCTCTTTTGGGTACATTGGTGATAATGGCAAAGGTAACCGTCGCCACATAACTCAGTACTAATTGAATGATTATCGTCCATACTAAATCCATATTGCGACCTCCTTTATAAGAAAAAGCGGAAGACAACCGCTATTCCAATTCCGATTGCACAAGAAGTAAGAAGCGCTTCTGTTCCACGTGCCATTCCGCTAAGTAAATGCCCCGCGATTAAATCCCGAACAGCATTGGTAATTGGAACACCTGGAACAAGTGGCATCACTCCACCGATAATCATCTTATCCAAATTAATACCTAATCCGATAGAAATAGTAAATACAGCTAATAAGCCAACTGTTAAAGAAGCTAAAAATTCAGCCAGAAATTTTACTTTCATAAAAATTTGCGTGTAATAGAAAATGATAAAACCAATCGCTCCAATTAAGCAAGTAGGAATAAAATCAAACCAACTTCCTCCAAAAATAATCATTAATGAGCCACTAACTAGTGAGGCAGCAAAAATTTGCAACCAAAGTGGAAAATGGCGAACATCCTTATCTAAATGTGTAAGTTTTGTATGTAAATCCTTTAAAGTGATTCTTTTTTCAGCAAAATCGCGCGATAGTTCATTAACTAAGGAAACTTTTTCTAAATTAATTGTTCTAGTTGGAATTTGCTGTAACTGTACATTGCGTTCGCCTTCAAGTGACATAAAAATACCCGTTGGTGTCACAAAGCTAATGCCTTTTTTGTTACTAGCAATGTTGGCAATCCGGTTCATTGTATCTTCCACCCGGTACATTTCTGCACCACTTTCCATCATAATTTTGCCTGCCATTAAGCACGTTTCTAGCAAATAGTCCGTTGTTTCGTTTTTCAATTCCTAAGCACCTCCAAACCATCTCCTACTTTTCTAATCGTAACGCAATCAATTCAAAAATTCTAGTAGGAAGGGCGCTTTTTTAGAATTAACGATTGTTTGGATGTTATTTGGGGTAAATATTTGATAGTATGGTAATTATAGAATCAGAAAGGGTAGGGGTTATTTTGGCTAATATTGAATACGAAATTATCGAAGAAGTTGGTGTATTATCCGAAAACGCGCGTGGCTGGCGAAAAGAGCTAAATCGGGTAAGTTGGAACGGTCGTCCTGCTAAATACGATATTCGCGACTGGGCAGAAGACCATGAAAAAATGGGAAAAGGGATTACACTAACTGATGAAGAAGCAGAAGTTTTAAAAAAACTGTTGTAAGGCTGGTGTAGAAATGAGAATGTATGCGTATGATATTTATGAACCAATTGGAAGAAAAGCAGGCGAAACATTCCCAGTAATATTTGGAATTCATGGCTTTGGTGGCGATGAGCTTGATATGGCTGGACGTCTGGAATTACTGATGGACCGGTTTGTGGTTGTTTCACTGCGTGGAGATATTGAATATGGACCTAGTTTTGGGTTTTATCATATGGTTCTTGAAGGGGATCCGAGTGTACATGAGATAGATTTTACAAGCCAGCGTGTGGCAGAATTTATTGATGATGTTTGTAAAAACTACGATTCGATTGATAAAAATCAGATTTTCCTAGCGGGCTTTGATCAGGGCGCCATTTTAACTACAGCAATTATGCAAAGTTATGGTGGCCAGTACAAGGCTGCAGCAATTTTAAGCGGTCGTTGGGTAACATTTTTAGAAGAAAGACCTAATAACTTAATGTTGAAAAATAAGCGAATATTTATTGGACATGGTTTAGAAGATGCAGTTGTCCGAGTAGAAGAAGCAGATAAAATCGCCGCTTTCTTTGAAAAAATGGGCTGTAACGTTGAGAAGCATCGCTATTTTATTGGTCACAATATCAATGAAGCAGAAGAAGATGATTTGAATAACTGGTTCGAAAGTTTCCTTCCAAATCAATCAGCTAAAAGCAAGATATAAAAACAGCGCCCGTAATAATTGGGCGCTGTTTTTATATATCCAGAGTTAAAAATAATACTTTTAAATAATTCCCCTCAGGAAAATTTTTATTTACAGTAAAGTCAGCAGGAAGCGAATGCGTCTCTGTAATTTTATATGTTCGTTCGCTCGATTCGAAAGCTTCTGCTACCATTTTTTTGAAAGCTTTCATCCCAAAGCCGGCATAGTTCGTGGAAGCGATAATCGTACCACCAGTGGCTGTGATACTAATAATATCACGAAGTAAAGCTGGATAGTCTTTTGCCGCTCGGAAGGTAACTTTTTTCGTACGGGCGAAGCTAGGTGGATCAACAATCACTAAATCAAAAGTGAGTTGTTTACGTAAAGCATATTTAAAATAATGAAATACATCTTCTACAATGATGCTTTGTGTCGCAGGATCAAGCCCGTTCACTTCGAGTTGTTCTTTTGTTTTGCTAAGAGAACGACCAGCTACATCGACACTTGTTGTTTTCTTAGCACCACCAAACAAAGCAGCCACAGAAAACGCGCCAGTATAAGAGAAGGTGTTTAAAACATTTTTTGAGATGGAGTAATCTTCGCTAATGCGTCGTCTAACATCCCGCTGATCCAGAAAAATACCAGTCATCCAACCATCATCTAAATAAGTTGCGTAATTAATACCATTTTCCTTAATAATTAATGGGAAAATGGCTTTTTGGCCAGCGACAAAATCATCTTTTGTATCTTCTTGGAAACGTCTTTTTTCGTAGACGCCTTTGATTTCTGGGAGTGACATAAAAATATCCAAAATCATTTTCTGGAAAGAATAAACGCCGATACTGTACCACTGAATGACAAGAAAGCCATCATAATAGTCTGCGGTAAAACCACCAAAGCCATCGCCTTCTCCATTGAAAATTCGAAAAGCAGTAGTAGAATCATCCGCAAATAGAAACTGTCTTTTGTCTTTGGCAGTAGTAATTAATTCTGTTAAAAAAGTTTCATCAAGTTGTTCTTTTTTGTCCCAAGTAAAAAGCCAGCCATCACCTTTGTTTTGTTTTCCGTGATAACCGCGGGCTACAAATTTGCCGGATGCGTCGATTAGTTCTAATGTATCGCCTTCTTCAAGGTCTTTTGGCCATTTTTCCATGCGTTCTTTAAGAATCAAGGGGTAACCTTCTTTATAGCCTTTAGTGAATTTGGGAAATATTTTTACTTTAATGGAGTTTTTCATAGAGCACCGTCTTTCATCAAGATAAAATTCCAACAAAAAACCTGTGGAGCGAAATTCCTGCTCCACAGGTTTCATTCAATTATTAATTATACGCGACCGAATCCAACAAGGAATTGACCCCATCCTGAACCGTGAATATTATCGTATTTAACACCGTTGTCTTGTGCGTTAATCATTTGACCATTACCAACATAAATCCCAACGTGAGCAATTCCGTTACCATAATCAAAGAATACTAAATCACCAGGTTTTGCTTGCGATTCAGAGATTTTTGTTGAGCTAGCATATTGAGCACCGGAAGTACGTGGTAATGTAACGCCGGATTTAGCAAATACATATTTAGTGAAACCGGAGCAATCGAATGTAGTTGGCCCGTTACCACCCCATGAATAAGCTTTTCCAAGATGTTTTTGAGCTTCAGCGATAAGAGAACTTGCGCTTGCGCTGCTGCTAGAACCTTGGCTAGCATTAGAGTTTGTATTGGTGTTTTTAGAAGGTGTACTTGTACTTGTATTTGAAGTATTATTATTTGTGTTCGTTGTTGGAGCAGTAGCATTGCTATTACTGTTTGTATTAGCAGTTGGTACTGTACCTTTTACTTTTAACACTTGTCCAACTTGAAGGTTATCACTATTTAAGCCATTAAGTGCTTTAATTTTGGAAACTGTAGTTCCAAATGTTGTAGCAATTTTGCTTAAAGTGTCGCCGCTTTTTACTGTGTAAGAAGAAGCGTTAGTGTTAACAGTTGGAGCAGGGGCAGGGGCTGGTTTTGCAGCTTGTGCCGGTGCTTGTGTATTTGTTTGTTTTTGAGGTGTAACTTCTTTTTTCGCTGTTGTAGTTTGAGTATTTTCTTTTACTACTGGAGCAGATACTTGTTTTTCAGCTGTTGGAGCTTCCGTTTTCACTTCCGCTTTTGGTGAAGCAGTTTTAGCAGCTTCCTGTTTAACAGCAAGAACTTGTCCTACATAAATAGAAGAAGAAGATAAATTATTCCATGACATTATGTTTTGAACAGAAGTGCCATATTTACTGGATAATGCCCAAATTGTGTCACCACTTTTAACAGTGTATGTTGAAGCAGTTGTATCTACAGCAGGAGTTTCTGTTTTTGTTTCCGCTTTAGGAAGAACAGTTGCTGGTGTAGATTGTTTTACTTCTGGTTTCGTTTCAGCAGCAGGTGCCGCTTGCGCTTGAGTAGTTGTTTCTTCTTTTACTTCTGGTGCAGGGGCACTTGTTACAGTAGTACCTAAGTATTTGCCATTAACATAACCAGTTTTTCCTTCGCCATATGAAATTTTGTTCCAGCCATTTGCTTCCGTAGATTCAACAGTTACTTTCGTGCCACCTTTTAAAGAAGTGACGATACTGTTATCAACTCCAGCGCCAGAACGTACATTCAACCAAGTAGCAGTAACAGATTTCTCTGTTTTTTCGCTTGCTACCTCAGTTATTTGTAATTTTTGACCAGGTACGATTTTATCAGATGTTAGATTGTTCGCTTTTTTAAGTGCGTCAACAGTTGTCCCCTTATCTTGAGCAATACCCCAAAGAGTATCTCCAGCTTCAACTACTACAGTGCTTGCGGATGCGATAGTTGGTGCAGCAAATGCTGTGACCGCAATCCCAGCTGTAGCCGCGATAGTTGCTTTTTTCATATTCATAAAACTCCTCTCTTTTTTCAGAAAATCCCATACGTAATTAAGTATTTGAGAATTAATTTTATAGTGATTAATACTAAGTTTACCCAGTTTTAACGTAAAAAACAAACAAAGCGATAACGAGTGAAAAGCAGAAAGCGGACTATACCAGATGTTTGTAATAACTTTGTAACAATAATAAAACCGAACGTGTATTCTTAGGGCTTGGGATGTACTGCTGGGGAGTCCTTTGAGATGTAGGGGAGTGATGCATAACAATCAACAACTTTCGCTATGGGAAACCTATTGTTATTTGTTAATAGAAAAATTTAATATATTTGTAATATGAAATGGAGGCTGTTTTTGGTGGATAAAGACTGGAAATGAATTGCCAGATGACTTTATGGTATTCTATAATAGAAGGTATGGAGGATGTTATTTAATGAAACAGAACTTTGATGATCGAAAAATTGTAAAACAGTATCGTGAAATTGCTCGCCAGATTGTAAAAAAAGAAGGCTTATATAAAAATATGGACCAAGATGAACTTTGCGAACAAACAAATTATTGGCGCAAAAAGTTCCAAACAAAACCGATGACAGATCGAGATAAAATTAATATTTTTGCTTTGGCACGAGAAGCAGCTAGCAGAATTATTGGGCTCGATGCGGTAGTTGTTCAATTAATTGGTGCACTTGTACTCGGTGATGGTAAAGTGGCAGAAATGAAAACCGGTGAGGGTAAAACATTGATGTCGTTATTTGTGATGTTTATAGAAGTAATACGTGGTAACAAAGTACATCTCGTTACAGCCAATGAATACTTAGCAAGACGTGACCGTGAAGAAATTGGACAAGTGCTAGAATATTTAGGTATTTCGGTTTCCCTAAATGAATCTGGACTAGATAAGGCACAGAAAAAAGCTATTTATACAGCAGATGTCATTTATGGAACAGCTTCTGAGTTTGGCTTTGATTATTTACGAGATAATATGGTGCGACAAATGGAAGATAAAGTACAAAGCGGATTAGATTTTGTATTGATAGACGAAGCTGACTCTATTTTAATAGATGAAGCTCGTACACCGCTGCTTATTTCAGACCGTAAAGAAGAAGATTTATCGCTTTACCTAACAGCCAATAAACTGGTGAAAACAATGATGAAAGATGATTACGAAATAGAAGAACATAAGCGTTTTGTTTGGCTCAATGATGCGGGGATAGAAAAAGCACAGAAGTTTTGGGGGGTAGAATCACTATACTCAACTGAAGCGCAATCCGTACTTCGGATTACCATGCTCTTAATGCGGGCTCACTTTTTAATGCATAAAGATAAGGACTATGTAGTACTTGATGATGAAGTGCTAATAATTGACCCACACACAGGGCGAGCCCTACCAGGACGCCGTTTTAATGATGGGCTTCACCAAGCAATTGAAGCAAAAGAAGGTGTCGAAGTGAAGGAAGAATCACGAACACTTGCGACCATTACGATTCAAAACTATTTCCGAATGTACAAGAAAATCTCTGGGATGACGGGGACAGCTAAAACCGAAGAAGAAGAGTTTAGACAAATCTATAACATGGATGTCGTTGTAATTCCAACTAATTTACGGATCAACCGGGAAGATGTACCAGATGATATTTTTTATACAAAGAAAGAAAAAGGACGAGCGATTGTATACGAAGTTTCCTGGCGTTATGAAAAAGGCCAACCGACATTAATCGGAACTTCTTCGATAAAAAGCAACGAGTGGATTAGTGGGTTACTTGATGCTGCTGGAATTCCACACCAAGTTTTAAATGCCAAAAACCACGCACAAGAAGCTGAAATTATTGCTAAAGCAGGAAAACGTGGCATGGTTACTTTGGCGACTAATATGGCTGGACGTGGAACCGATATAAAACTCGACCCAGATGTTCATAAACTTGGCGGATTAGCTGTTATTGGAACAGAACGCCATGAAAGTCGTCGGATTGATTTGCAGTTAATGGGGCGTTCTGGTCGACGTGGAGATCCAGGTTTTAGTAAGTTCATGATTTCATTGGAGGACGATTTACTAGAACAATTCGAAAGTAAAAGCTGGGAAAAATTATCTGCCAAACTAAAACGAAAAGCGCCACGTGATGGCAAACCAGTAAATTCAAGTAAAATCCATGCAGTGGTTGTTAATGCGCAGAAACGATTAGAAGGCGCCAATTATGACATTCGTAAAGACTTACTTTCCTATGATGAAGTAATCGATTTACAACGAAAAATGGTATACAAAGAACGAGATCAATTGCTAGAACGAAATAAACTGGGTGTATCTTCCGAGAAAATTCTTCGTGAAGTAGCCGAATATGCCTTTATCCATACTGAAACTGACCCAGAAAAAATGGAAAAATATTACGCCCGTCAAAAAGAATTTCTTGGTGGAACCAAATTCCCGATTTCCTTTGACGAAGTATCGCTGATGGAACCTACCGAAGTCGTAGAAAAAATTGTTGCTTGGCATAAAAAAGAGCGTGATAAATTCCCAGTAGAAACTATCAATGCTATCGAAAAAGAAGTTTATTTAAACTTAATGGACCAAATGTGGGTCGTGCACTTAGATGCGATGGTGCAACTTCGAGAAGGAATTCATTTACGTGCATATGGACAACAAGATCCGCTTGTCATGTATCAAAAGGAAGGCGCTCAGTTATTTGAGAAATTCCAAGCGGATTATCATTTTTATTTCGCTCATGCGCTACTTGAATTAGATCCGGAAGGCTTAGTCCAAGGTTGATACTACAACTTTGGGCTGATTTTTTTCAAAAAAATGGGTAATTAAGTGAGAACGAGGGTAATATTCTATATAATGGTAACAAATGAAAATCAATATACAAAAAAGAGGGTGGTAAAGTGAAGGGGTCGTTAACAAAATTTAAGCAGTTTTTTATTGATAACAAATTTGTACTAGGGTTATTAATTTTTCTATTAGTTGCACTTGATATTTACGTTTTAACCAAGATAGCATTTATTTTTGATCCGCTAATGGTCATTCTCAAAACCGTCGCTCCGCCAATTATTCTAGCAGGGATTTCTTACTACTTATTTAATCCAGTAATTGACTGGTTGGAGAAGAAGAAATGGAAGCGCGGTTGGGCAATAGCTTTGTTATACGTAGTCATCATTGGTTTAATTATTCTATTATTTAGTTTTGTTATTCCAGCTGTAAAAGATCAAATTATTAGCCTATTTAAAACGTTTCCAGGGTACTGGGATCAAATCACACAAAAATTCAATGAGTTCAGCCAATCAAGTCTGTTTGACCAGCTGAAAGATAAATTAAGTACTAATATGAGTGATATTATGAAAACCATCTCTGAAAAAGGCACCTCCGTATTAAATGGTGCAATTACAAGCATCGGTAGCATTGTCGGAACGGTAACAGAAGTGATACTAGCGATAGTAACTACACCACTTGTTCTATTCTACTTATTAAAAGATGGCAAGAAATTACCTGACTTTTTACTGAAAATGTTGCCAGTTAATGGCCGTGCACATACACGTCAAGTTCTTGGTGAAGCAAACCATCAAATCAGTTCGTATATTCGTGGACAAATCATCGTTAGCTTATGTATTGGTATTCTTTTGTTTATCGGTTATCTAATTATTGGTTTACCTTATGCGCTGACGCTAGCGATCATTGCAGCATGTACTAGTATTGTTCCATATTTAGGACCAGCGATTGCGATTACACCAGCTATCATTATTGCGATTGTCACATCTCCTTGGTTACTAGTTAAATTAATCATTGTCTGGTGTGTTGTTCAATTACTTGAAGGTAAATTTATTTCTCCACAAGTAATGGGGAAAACATTAAAAGTGCACCCAATTACCATTTTATTTGTTATTTTAGTAGCCGGAAACTTGTTTGGCGTACTTGGGGTAATCTTTGCTGTACCAGGTTATGCAGTTCTTAAAGTAATCGTTACACATGTATTCATCTGGTTCAAACGAGTGTCAGGTTTATATGGCGAACAACCCGAAAGCGAATTTGTATCTTCAGTGTCAAATAAAGAAGAATAATTAAACCCCCAGTTATCTAGAAAATTTCTAATAACTGGGGGTTTTGTCTACATCAAATACTTTTTTATAGGAATCTACATAAATTAGATGCTAAAGTTCACTAAAATGTCACATTTTTTTGCTTTACAAAATAAAATGAGGAATAAAGCCGTTTTTTGAGTGCTGTTTGTTGAAATTTGGTTGACTCTAAGCAGGTCTTCTAGTAAATTTAACAATTTGTTCATTGTATTGTTACTGTTTTCATTTTAGTATGAAGCCAACATATAAGTGAAAGGAGCAAGAAATGATATTTAAGAAAACAGTAATTTTAGGAGCAATTTGTTTAGGCTCAATAACTCTTATGGCTCCATCT belongs to Listeria ivanovii subsp. ivanovii and includes:
- a CDS encoding threonine/serine exporter family protein; the protein is MDLVWTIIIQLVLSYVATVTFAIITNVPKRALNACGITGTFGWMAYWTLMQMDSGTGASSLAGAFVVAVLIHFFAKYKKMPITIFNVPGIVPLVPGGLAYQAVRNFVLGNYTEAIGFSVQVTVVAGAIAAGLMLSEVFNHSIRTFRERKERI
- a CDS encoding threonine/serine exporter family protein, which gives rise to MKNETTDYLLETCLMAGKIMMESGAEMYRVEDTMNRIANIASNKKGISFVTPTGIFMSLEGERNVQLQQIPTRTINLEKVSLVNELSRDFAEKRITLKDLHTKLTHLDKDVRHFPLWLQIFAASLVSGSLMIIFGGSWFDFIPTCLIGAIGFIIFYYTQIFMKVKFLAEFLASLTVGLLAVFTISIGLGINLDKMIIGGVMPLVPGVPITNAVRDLIAGHLLSGMARGTEALLTSCAIGIGIAVVFRFFL
- a CDS encoding YdbC family protein produces the protein MANIEYEIIEEVGVLSENARGWRKELNRVSWNGRPAKYDIRDWAEDHEKMGKGITLTDEEAEVLKKLL
- a CDS encoding alpha/beta hydrolase; protein product: MYAYDIYEPIGRKAGETFPVIFGIHGFGGDELDMAGRLELLMDRFVVVSLRGDIEYGPSFGFYHMVLEGDPSVHEIDFTSQRVAEFIDDVCKNYDSIDKNQIFLAGFDQGAILTTAIMQSYGGQYKAAAILSGRWVTFLEERPNNLMLKNKRIFIGHGLEDAVVRVEEADKIAAFFEKMGCNVEKHRYFIGHNINEAEEDDLNNWFESFLPNQSAKSKI
- a CDS encoding class I SAM-dependent rRNA methyltransferase encodes the protein MKNSIKVKIFPKFTKGYKEGYPLILKERMEKWPKDLEEGDTLELIDASGKFVARGYHGKQNKGDGWLFTWDKKEQLDETFLTELITTAKDKRQFLFADDSTTAFRIFNGEGDGFGGFTADYYDGFLVIQWYSIGVYSFQKMILDIFMSLPEIKGVYEKRRFQEDTKDDFVAGQKAIFPLIIKENGINYATYLDDGWMTGIFLDQRDVRRRISEDYSISKNVLNTFSYTGAFSVAALFGGAKKTTSVDVAGRSLSKTKEQLEVNGLDPATQSIIVEDVFHYFKYALRKQLTFDLVIVDPPSFARTKKVTFRAAKDYPALLRDIISITATGGTIIASTNYAGFGMKAFKKMVAEAFESSERTYKITETHSLPADFTVNKNFPEGNYLKVLFLTLDI
- a CDS encoding invasion associated endopeptidase — translated: MKKATIAATAGIAVTAFAAPTIASASTVVVEAGDTLWGIAQDKGTTVDALKKANNLTSDKIVPGQKLQITEVASEKTEKSVTATWLNVRSGAGVDNSIVTSLKGGTKVTVESTEANGWNKISYGEGKTGYVNGKYLGTTVTSAPAPEVKEETTTQAQAAPAAETKPEVKQSTPATVLPKAETKTETPAVDTTASTYTVKSGDTIWALSSKYGTSVQNIMSWNNLSSSSIYVGQVLAVKQEAAKTASPKAEVKTEAPTAEKQVSAPVVKENTQTTTAKKEVTPQKQTNTQAPAQAAKPAPAPAPTVNTNASSYTVKSGDTLSKIATTFGTTVSKIKALNGLNSDNLQVGQVLKVKGTVPTANTNSNSNATAPTTNTNNNTSNTSTSTPSKNTNTNSNASQGSSSSASASSLIAEAQKHLGKAYSWGGNGPTTFDCSGFTKYVFAKSGVTLPRTSGAQYASSTKISESQAKPGDLVFFDYGNGIAHVGIYVGNGQMINAQDNGVKYDNIHGSGWGQFLVGFGRV
- the secA2 gene encoding accessory Sec system translocase SecA2; the protein is MKQNFDDRKIVKQYREIARQIVKKEGLYKNMDQDELCEQTNYWRKKFQTKPMTDRDKINIFALAREAASRIIGLDAVVVQLIGALVLGDGKVAEMKTGEGKTLMSLFVMFIEVIRGNKVHLVTANEYLARRDREEIGQVLEYLGISVSLNESGLDKAQKKAIYTADVIYGTASEFGFDYLRDNMVRQMEDKVQSGLDFVLIDEADSILIDEARTPLLISDRKEEDLSLYLTANKLVKTMMKDDYEIEEHKRFVWLNDAGIEKAQKFWGVESLYSTEAQSVLRITMLLMRAHFLMHKDKDYVVLDDEVLIIDPHTGRALPGRRFNDGLHQAIEAKEGVEVKEESRTLATITIQNYFRMYKKISGMTGTAKTEEEEFRQIYNMDVVVIPTNLRINREDVPDDIFYTKKEKGRAIVYEVSWRYEKGQPTLIGTSSIKSNEWISGLLDAAGIPHQVLNAKNHAQEAEIIAKAGKRGMVTLATNMAGRGTDIKLDPDVHKLGGLAVIGTERHESRRIDLQLMGRSGRRGDPGFSKFMISLEDDLLEQFESKSWEKLSAKLKRKAPRDGKPVNSSKIHAVVVNAQKRLEGANYDIRKDLLSYDEVIDLQRKMVYKERDQLLERNKLGVSSEKILREVAEYAFIHTETDPEKMEKYYARQKEFLGGTKFPISFDEVSLMEPTEVVEKIVAWHKKERDKFPVETINAIEKEVYLNLMDQMWVVHLDAMVQLREGIHLRAYGQQDPLVMYQKEGAQLFEKFQADYHFYFAHALLELDPEGLVQG
- a CDS encoding AI-2E family transporter, yielding MKGSLTKFKQFFIDNKFVLGLLIFLLVALDIYVLTKIAFIFDPLMVILKTVAPPIILAGISYYLFNPVIDWLEKKKWKRGWAIALLYVVIIGLIILLFSFVIPAVKDQIISLFKTFPGYWDQITQKFNEFSQSSLFDQLKDKLSTNMSDIMKTISEKGTSVLNGAITSIGSIVGTVTEVILAIVTTPLVLFYLLKDGKKLPDFLLKMLPVNGRAHTRQVLGEANHQISSYIRGQIIVSLCIGILLFIGYLIIGLPYALTLAIIAACTSIVPYLGPAIAITPAIIIAIVTSPWLLVKLIIVWCVVQLLEGKFISPQVMGKTLKVHPITILFVILVAGNLFGVLGVIFAVPGYAVLKVIVTHVFIWFKRVSGLYGEQPESEFVSSVSNKEE